Proteins encoded by one window of Companilactobacillus ginsenosidimutans:
- a CDS encoding histidine phosphatase family protein has translation MDLYFVRHGKTEWNLEGKYQGSHGDSPLLPESIHDIGLLAKRLSPIDFSHAYTSPIPRAKKTAEILIKDLHKDIPLTEVDGLMEFNLGIMEGKKFVDLEKQIPDVIHAFRCEPDKYDSTKIKAESFESVIKRSNDAVNKIVSQNDPCASILLVSHGAALVAMIQSLLGTKIADLRKNGGLSNTSLTHLKYDEGEYSLVKWNETKYLNKKLESTDTI, from the coding sequence ATGGATTTGTACTTTGTAAGACATGGGAAAACTGAATGGAATTTAGAGGGCAAATATCAAGGTAGTCATGGTGATTCACCGTTATTGCCAGAAAGTATTCATGATATTGGTTTGCTTGCTAAAAGATTATCCCCAATTGATTTTTCTCATGCATATACAAGCCCAATTCCGCGTGCTAAGAAAACAGCAGAGATACTGATAAAAGATTTGCACAAAGACATTCCATTAACAGAAGTAGATGGATTAATGGAATTTAATTTGGGAATTATGGAAGGTAAAAAGTTTGTCGACCTTGAAAAACAAATACCTGATGTCATCCATGCATTCAGATGTGAGCCAGATAAATATGACAGCACAAAAATCAAAGCGGAGTCATTTGAATCGGTAATAAAACGTTCAAATGATGCAGTTAATAAGATTGTAAGTCAAAATGATCCATGTGCATCTATATTACTTGTGAGTCATGGTGCAGCATTGGTTGCAATGATTCAGTCATTGTTGGGTACCAAGATTGCTGATCTCCGTAAAAATGGAGGACTCTCAAATACTAGTTTGACACATCTTAAATATGATGAAGGTGAATACAGCCTTGTCAAATGGAATGAAACAAAATATTTAAACAAGAAGCTTGAGAGCACAGACACTATTTGA